One genomic region from Bacillus sp. SLBN-46 encodes:
- a CDS encoding copper homeostasis protein CutC codes for MLKEVCVENFTWVPMAIARGGNRIELCDNLSVGGTTVSHGVAAKTITYCHLNNTKVMTLVRPRGGNFINTKEEIEIMQNDIVHFKQLGTDGVVIGCLNESGWIDEEPMLHLLDSVKGLDITFHMAFDHIKPDYQFEAIDWLAKHGVKRILTHGGPESSSIEDNLSRLKEFVDFAKDKIIILPGGGITDKNLHYLTSKLNISEVHGTKIVGQLDLI; via the coding sequence ATGCTAAAAGAAGTTTGTGTGGAGAATTTTACATGGGTTCCTATGGCTATTGCGAGAGGGGGAAATCGCATTGAACTATGTGACAACCTATCTGTAGGAGGCACAACGGTTAGTCACGGGGTAGCTGCAAAAACCATTACATATTGTCACCTCAACAATACGAAGGTCATGACCTTGGTTAGACCTAGAGGTGGAAACTTTATAAATACTAAAGAAGAAATTGAGATTATGCAAAATGATATTGTCCATTTCAAACAGTTAGGGACAGACGGAGTGGTAATTGGCTGTTTAAATGAGTCAGGCTGGATTGATGAAGAGCCCATGCTTCACTTGCTGGATTCTGTGAAAGGGCTGGATATTACCTTTCACATGGCATTCGATCATATAAAACCCGATTATCAATTTGAGGCTATTGATTGGCTTGCGAAACATGGAGTGAAACGGATTTTAACTCACGGAGGGCCAGAATCTAGTTCAATCGAAGACAACCTAAGCCGGTTGAAGGAATTTGTGGACTTTGCGAAAGACAAAATAATCATTTTGCCGGGTGGTGGAATTACAGACAAAAACCTACATTATCTAACTAGTAAGTTGAATATAAGTGAAGTACATGGGACGAAAATTGTGGGTCAACTAGATTTAATCTAA
- a CDS encoding peptidylprolyl isomerase, whose protein sequence is MKKLILSGLIISALGLSACSSNTSLVKSDAGNITQDELYQAMKTKYGAQTLQQLLVEKVLSKEYSVSKSEIDTEVKKSKEQLGDQFLPTIQQYGYKTEDDFRKSVKLNLLEKKAVHKTVKVTDKELQDAYAAYKPDIQARHILVEDEKTANDIEAKLKKGEKFEDLAKQSSKDTASATKGGDLGWFGSGVMDPDFEKAAFALKQNEISAPVKTQFGYHIIQVTGIKEKQPFDKMKVTLTDQVKDSKVTQDMILKVLKEEFKKADIKISDKDLKSAAEFATPAATTNS, encoded by the coding sequence ATGAAAAAATTGATTCTTTCAGGACTTATTATTAGTGCATTAGGATTATCTGCATGTAGTAGTAATACTTCCCTAGTAAAGTCCGATGCAGGAAACATCACACAAGATGAACTATATCAGGCTATGAAAACAAAGTATGGAGCCCAAACGCTTCAACAACTTCTTGTAGAAAAAGTCCTTTCAAAGGAGTATAGCGTTTCTAAATCAGAAATCGATACAGAAGTAAAAAAATCTAAAGAGCAGCTTGGTGATCAATTTCTCCCAACCATTCAGCAATATGGCTATAAAACTGAGGATGATTTCCGAAAAAGTGTAAAACTAAATCTGCTAGAGAAAAAAGCGGTGCATAAAACGGTTAAGGTGACGGATAAAGAGTTGCAAGATGCCTACGCTGCCTATAAGCCAGATATTCAAGCACGTCATATATTAGTAGAAGATGAAAAAACAGCAAATGATATTGAAGCTAAACTTAAAAAAGGCGAGAAGTTTGAAGATTTAGCGAAACAATCTTCCAAGGATACTGCGAGTGCTACAAAAGGCGGAGATCTCGGATGGTTCGGCTCTGGCGTGATGGACCCTGATTTTGAAAAAGCAGCATTTGCCTTAAAACAAAACGAAATTAGCGCTCCGGTCAAAACGCAATTTGGCTATCACATCATTCAAGTGACAGGAATAAAAGAAAAACAACCATTCGATAAGATGAAAGTTACTCTCACGGATCAAGTGAAAGACTCGAAGGTAACGCAGGATATGATTCTCAAAGTATTAAAAGAAGAGTTTAAAAAGGCAGATATAAAAATCTCTGATAAAGATTTGAAGAGTGCTGCGGAATTCGCTACACCAGCAGCAACAACCAATTCATAA
- a CDS encoding efflux RND transporter permease subunit, with amino-acid sequence MQSWIKFSLKNAGVIFIAMLMVMAGGIYSVKTMKMESMPNVDIPYIIVQVPYVGATPEQGLEDIGKPMETTLSGIKKLDNLYIEAHSNVVVGILEFEMSKDMDEAEKDVTTAVASIKLPEGAEKPQILKDGPSAAPVFEFALSSDTANQSDLTQYINEHIKPALSGIDGAGAVEVSGETEKQVAIKLDSEKMKSYGITYETVKQTFLAHHFSFPAGQMNVEDKTLNVQADFKLGSVKDVEDIQILVQEPTGIQKVSLSEIADVSYSNKKETVYTRLNEKPAVLVEMKAQAGSNTVEVVGQAKEKLNALDLPAGYKLTKLYDTSKEVKTSVNGMLREVLLGTLFAVIVTFLFLRNIRATIVAVLSIPLSILASMITMKYLDYSLNMMTLAGIAVAVGRVIDDSIVVIENVYRRTLTSTRRDERMVLTAAKEVGGAITSSTLTTIAVFGPLSFVPGIIGRFFAPFGITVIVALAFSLIVSLTVVPLLAKLFLLKIKHKEVKESWFEKAYKHTLTWVLNKRAVTIVIAVVMFAGSLALVPMIPKNFLPQEKAVSYRLTGDLPAGTSLEKANELAIKVEEVLVKEKQIKNVQTIANGEHLRFSIDLNDNITKEQTSDFEKRVKTEVEKLDDQMKVALAPVGIVGTSGLALMVEGTNAKDLETAGKMIVDKIKDIDGLENVESNLSGVKEQLQLKIDDQKAAEKGLSPIMVAGFVRQLISGDHVGDMQVEGKTTSVNLLLAGDPAHSIHDIMSQTIMNPMGVPVTLSDVATLTKQPSPSALYRLNQQQYVQVSGRITTDNTSGVQAEVDKRLKALDLPKGITYHSEGQAQAMNEGFTNMTIAMAVAVVLVFIVMLVAFGNMLMPLSILSSLPFLFSGGLLGLYLTNQALCMPALVGFLMLIGIVVTNAIVLMERVKQNEKKGMEIKAALLEAGKTRLRPILMTALATIGALLPLALSSEGGLISRSLAIVVISGLLTSTLLTLVIVPTTYHILRSIKTRFSRKNEATVTSAARGVSKMTGLLK; translated from the coding sequence ATGCAGTCGTGGATAAAATTTTCTTTAAAGAACGCAGGGGTTATTTTTATCGCTATGTTAATGGTGATGGCGGGAGGTATTTATTCCGTCAAAACGATGAAGATGGAGTCGATGCCGAATGTCGACATTCCGTATATTATCGTACAGGTTCCATATGTTGGAGCTACCCCGGAACAAGGTTTAGAGGATATCGGGAAGCCAATGGAAACGACGTTGTCGGGAATTAAGAAACTAGATAATCTCTATATTGAAGCACACAGTAATGTAGTGGTGGGAATTCTCGAGTTTGAGATGAGCAAGGACATGGATGAAGCCGAGAAAGATGTGACCACAGCAGTTGCTTCAATCAAGCTGCCGGAAGGTGCTGAGAAACCGCAAATTCTAAAGGACGGTCCGTCTGCCGCACCAGTATTTGAGTTTGCTCTTTCGTCAGACACAGCCAATCAATCCGATCTGACACAATATATTAATGAACACATTAAACCAGCTTTATCAGGTATCGATGGTGCAGGTGCAGTTGAGGTTTCTGGTGAGACAGAAAAGCAAGTAGCGATCAAACTTGATTCGGAAAAGATGAAGAGTTACGGAATTACATATGAGACCGTCAAACAAACATTTTTAGCTCATCATTTTTCTTTTCCTGCTGGTCAAATGAATGTAGAGGATAAAACGTTAAATGTTCAAGCTGATTTCAAGCTTGGTTCGGTAAAGGATGTAGAGGATATTCAAATTTTGGTTCAAGAGCCAACTGGTATTCAAAAGGTCAGTTTGTCAGAGATCGCCGACGTTTCCTATAGCAATAAAAAGGAAACCGTTTATACTCGTTTAAACGAAAAGCCGGCTGTACTAGTAGAAATGAAAGCACAAGCAGGATCCAATACGGTTGAAGTAGTGGGGCAGGCAAAAGAAAAGCTGAATGCATTAGATCTTCCTGCTGGCTATAAATTAACCAAATTATACGATACCTCCAAAGAAGTCAAAACGTCTGTCAATGGGATGCTGCGTGAGGTATTGCTAGGTACTTTGTTTGCAGTGATTGTTACGTTCTTATTTTTACGAAATATAAGAGCAACGATTGTAGCCGTCTTATCGATCCCATTATCGATATTGGCTTCTATGATCACAATGAAATATTTGGACTATAGCTTAAACATGATGACCCTGGCTGGAATCGCTGTAGCTGTCGGACGGGTCATTGATGATTCGATTGTGGTCATTGAAAACGTATACCGTCGGACCTTAACAAGCACTAGACGTGATGAGCGAATGGTGTTAACGGCAGCCAAAGAAGTGGGAGGAGCGATTACTTCCTCCACACTTACAACCATTGCTGTATTCGGGCCACTTTCCTTTGTACCAGGGATAATAGGCCGCTTCTTTGCACCGTTTGGCATCACGGTTATCGTGGCACTGGCGTTTTCCTTGATTGTTTCACTAACGGTTGTTCCGTTGTTGGCTAAATTATTCTTACTGAAAATCAAGCATAAAGAAGTGAAAGAAAGTTGGTTTGAAAAAGCATATAAGCATACCTTGACATGGGTCTTAAATAAACGGGCGGTAACGATTGTAATAGCAGTAGTGATGTTTGCTGGATCGCTCGCACTGGTTCCCATGATTCCGAAGAACTTTTTACCACAAGAAAAAGCCGTTTCCTACCGGTTAACAGGAGACTTACCAGCTGGAACCTCATTGGAAAAAGCGAACGAACTTGCTATCAAAGTTGAAGAAGTACTTGTTAAGGAAAAACAAATTAAAAATGTACAAACAATTGCAAATGGGGAACATCTTCGTTTTTCCATTGATTTAAACGATAACATAACGAAGGAACAGACCAGTGATTTTGAAAAGAGGGTAAAAACAGAAGTAGAGAAACTGGATGATCAAATGAAAGTCGCTCTCGCTCCTGTGGGGATAGTTGGAACAAGCGGTTTAGCATTAATGGTCGAGGGTACAAATGCCAAAGATTTAGAAACTGCTGGTAAAATGATTGTAGATAAAATTAAAGATATTGATGGGTTGGAAAATGTTGAATCGAACCTCTCTGGCGTGAAGGAACAGCTTCAATTGAAGATTGATGACCAAAAAGCGGCAGAAAAAGGCTTAAGTCCAATTATGGTTGCAGGCTTTGTTAGACAGTTGATTTCAGGCGATCATGTGGGCGATATGCAAGTGGAAGGGAAAACAACCAGTGTTAATTTGTTGTTGGCGGGAGACCCAGCCCATTCGATTCATGATATCATGAGCCAAACAATCATGAACCCGATGGGGGTTCCAGTCACATTATCAGATGTGGCGACTCTTACGAAGCAGCCAAGTCCTTCTGCATTGTACCGATTAAATCAACAGCAATATGTGCAGGTTTCTGGCCGGATCACAACGGATAATACTTCTGGTGTGCAAGCAGAAGTCGATAAGCGTCTGAAAGCGTTAGATTTACCAAAGGGAATTACCTATCATTCAGAAGGCCAAGCGCAAGCGATGAATGAAGGATTTACAAATATGACGATTGCGATGGCGGTTGCGGTTGTGTTGGTGTTCATTGTCATGCTTGTCGCATTTGGAAATATGTTAATGCCACTGTCAATCTTGTCTTCCTTACCATTCTTGTTCTCGGGTGGATTGTTGGGCTTATATCTGACGAATCAAGCACTCTGCATGCCAGCATTGGTTGGCTTCCTCATGTTAATCGGAATTGTGGTGACCAATGCGATTGTGTTAATGGAACGGGTGAAGCAGAATGAGAAGAAGGGAATGGAAATCAAGGCAGCTTTGCTTGAAGCAGGTAAGACACGTCTACGCCCGATTTTGATGACAGCGCTGGCGACAATTGGTGCGCTATTACCTTTAGCTTTGTCCAGTGAAGGTGGATTGATCTCGAGGTCTTTAGCGATTGTCGTTATATCGGGGCTGCTGACTTCAACTTTGTTAACCTTGGTGATTGTACCAACCACATATCATATTTTAAGGTCGATTAAGACGAGATTTAGTAGAAAGAATGAAGCAACAGTGACTAGCGCGGCAAGAGGTGTTTCCAAGATGACGGGGCTCTTGAAATGA
- a CDS encoding electron transfer flavoprotein subunit beta/FixA family protein, which translates to MLHIVACIKQVPDTKIIKMNPKTNTMDRRTAPAILNPYDAHAVEEAVRLKQRYGGIVSVVTMGPPPAVTAIKKCIEIGADEGYLITDRRFAGADTLATSYAVTKAIEKIAKQKPVDLIICGKMSIDGDTGQVGPGIARRLDIPPLTSVNKVVEINQEEGYAIVHRKLEDGYEVVRSALPCLFSVEKTINDVPYSPFPNMIKAARYKPHIWSVDDLEGVDIKQLGLKGSPTIVSKVWAPQKPAGGTFLEGNPTDQVEQLLSVLLEKKELFESKEGM; encoded by the coding sequence ATGCTGCATATTGTTGCCTGTATCAAGCAAGTGCCTGACACCAAAATTATTAAGATGAATCCAAAAACAAACACGATGGACCGTAGAACAGCACCTGCGATATTGAATCCGTATGATGCCCATGCGGTTGAAGAAGCGGTTCGTTTAAAGCAAAGATATGGGGGGATCGTATCTGTTGTTACCATGGGTCCGCCTCCAGCGGTTACTGCGATTAAAAAGTGCATTGAAATAGGTGCCGATGAGGGTTATTTAATCACGGATCGCCGGTTTGCGGGTGCCGATACATTGGCAACGAGCTATGCCGTGACAAAGGCGATTGAAAAAATAGCAAAACAAAAGCCCGTAGATTTAATCATTTGCGGAAAAATGTCCATTGACGGAGATACCGGGCAAGTCGGACCCGGAATCGCAAGAAGGCTCGATATTCCACCGCTGACTTCTGTGAATAAAGTCGTGGAAATCAATCAAGAAGAGGGATATGCCATTGTTCATCGCAAGCTGGAGGATGGATATGAAGTCGTCCGTTCAGCCTTACCGTGTTTGTTTTCTGTTGAAAAAACAATCAATGACGTGCCGTACTCTCCGTTTCCGAACATGATAAAAGCTGCCAGGTATAAACCTCATATTTGGTCTGTGGATGACCTTGAAGGGGTAGATATTAAGCAGCTTGGATTGAAGGGGTCCCCAACGATTGTCTCCAAAGTTTGGGCTCCGCAAAAGCCGGCAGGGGGAACGTTCCTTGAAGGCAACCCAACGGATCAAGTAGAGCAATTACTTTCTGTCTTGCTTGAAAAGAAAGAACTGTTTGAAAGTAAGGAGGGAATGTAA
- a CDS encoding multicopper oxidase, producing MPPNQNHDSNVDPSIPSTIPKFRDELPIPEVLEAESQEDGCAYYEVEMKRAKHKFHRDFKETTIFGYNGMYPGPTIEAMKGQAVKVKWINNLPEEHFLPVDKTIHGPIDNPEVRTVVHLHGANVAPDSDGHPNAWFSRNNKYVGSKYTREVYEYPNQQQATTLWYHDHALGLTRLNIYAGLAGFYLLHDFHELGLNLPKGKYDIPLMIQDKSFNSDGSLFYPERGADSPPDINPSIVRRHIGTTMVVNGKVWPYLNVEPRKYRFRILNASNTNGYVFNLSNGQSFWQIGTDGGFIDKPKAIPSFPLDPAERIDVIIDFSQLTPGQTITLETTEVPPPNGPGPVVMQFKVVPIEGTDHSEIPEKLRPVEKLEISNVIKTRRFVLTQGLDVHDRLMLTLNNKMFHDPATELPEFDSIEIWEFANPVFFPNIPPNVPPNVSHPMHIHLVQFQILDRQLFNVNTLKVEEWIEFGTGIEFIGDKLPLDPSEGTLIPGKPVEDGLRVWKDTVRAEPGRVTRVIVHFNNYTGDYVWHCHILEHEDHDMMRPFRVIKKYSD from the coding sequence ATGCCACCAAATCAAAACCATGATTCAAATGTAGACCCATCCATCCCATCTACTATTCCAAAATTTCGGGATGAGCTTCCTATTCCGGAGGTGCTGGAAGCAGAATCACAAGAAGATGGATGTGCTTATTATGAAGTTGAAATGAAGCGGGCTAAGCATAAATTTCATAGGGATTTTAAAGAAACCACCATCTTTGGCTATAACGGTATGTATCCTGGACCAACTATTGAAGCAATGAAAGGACAAGCTGTTAAAGTAAAATGGATTAATAATCTACCAGAGGAACATTTCTTACCCGTGGATAAAACGATACACGGTCCTATCGATAATCCAGAGGTACGTACAGTAGTCCATCTTCATGGAGCTAATGTTGCACCTGATAGTGATGGGCATCCTAATGCTTGGTTTTCTCGTAATAACAAATATGTAGGTTCAAAATATACTAGAGAAGTATATGAATATCCAAATCAACAACAAGCAACCACTCTTTGGTATCATGATCATGCCTTAGGACTTACACGACTTAATATTTATGCTGGGCTGGCAGGTTTCTACCTCCTTCATGACTTTCATGAACTTGGCCTTAATCTCCCAAAAGGGAAATATGATATCCCGCTAATGATACAAGATAAATCATTTAATTCAGATGGCTCCCTATTTTATCCAGAAAGAGGAGCTGATTCTCCACCAGATATTAACCCTTCAATCGTTCGTCGACATATAGGAACTACGATGGTTGTGAATGGGAAAGTATGGCCTTATTTAAACGTCGAGCCACGAAAGTATCGCTTTAGAATATTAAATGCTTCTAATACAAACGGTTATGTTTTTAACCTTTCAAACGGACAATCCTTCTGGCAAATAGGTACGGATGGCGGATTTATTGATAAACCAAAAGCAATCCCGTCATTTCCGCTAGATCCTGCTGAGCGTATTGACGTCATCATCGATTTCTCACAATTAACACCAGGACAGACCATTACTCTTGAAACGACTGAAGTACCACCTCCTAATGGTCCTGGACCTGTTGTTATGCAGTTTAAAGTCGTTCCTATAGAGGGTACTGATCATAGCGAAATCCCCGAAAAACTTAGACCTGTAGAGAAATTAGAGATTAGTAATGTCATAAAAACAAGAAGATTTGTTCTTACTCAAGGTTTAGATGTACACGATAGACTTATGTTAACGTTAAATAATAAAATGTTTCATGACCCTGCAACCGAATTGCCAGAGTTTGACAGTATTGAAATATGGGAATTTGCAAACCCTGTTTTCTTTCCTAATATTCCTCCTAACGTTCCTCCTAACGTATCTCACCCAATGCATATTCATCTTGTGCAGTTCCAAATTCTTGATCGTCAGCTATTTAATGTTAATACATTAAAAGTAGAGGAATGGATTGAATTCGGCACAGGAATTGAATTTATTGGAGATAAACTCCCACTAGATCCGAGCGAAGGAACTCTAATCCCTGGAAAACCAGTTGAAGACGGTCTCAGAGTTTGGAAAGATACTGTAAGAGCTGAACCTGGCAGAGTGACACGAGTTATCGTTCATTTTAACAATTACACAGGAGACTATGTATGGCATTGCCACATTCTGGAGCATGAAGACCACGACATGATGAGACCATTTAGAGTGATTAAAAAGTACAGTGATTAG
- the rlmD gene encoding 23S rRNA (uracil(1939)-C(5))-methyltransferase RlmD, which translates to MLVKIDNLDEKGSGQAVQWLENELGNKRKLKLTIPQTLPGEKVRVIVDQPDRRRRKAMPEEILEANPERTTAPCPHFERCGGCVWQHWDYSGQLRQKTLHVKEAIEAQGFNPNLVQDTIGMDEPWRYRNKMEFTFAPDGSLGLHEQGNFRKIISLESCLIAGKEMVEAAMEVAAWVKNYQLTGYNKDLHEGLLRHLMVRQSFATGEIMLALFATEGPVAHLEDAAADLAKRIGQKFPQVKSLLWLENTDWADRTQSEKSHVLGGRDFIYDEMDGYRFRLWFDTFFQTNPTQAQKLVDLAIEMGEPKKTEKMIDLFCGVGTFSLPFASRVEKLAGIEIVESSIESAKRNALDNGLTNTYFLAKDARNGIDEVLESFGHPELLVLDPPRSGAGGKVMRKIGRSKPERIVYISCNPDTFATDIKELEHFGYELKIVQPVDLFPHTVHVECVAQLLFKEGN; encoded by the coding sequence ATGCTAGTTAAAATAGATAATTTAGATGAAAAAGGCTCTGGTCAAGCGGTTCAATGGCTTGAAAATGAGCTTGGAAATAAACGGAAGTTAAAGCTTACTATTCCGCAAACTCTTCCAGGTGAGAAGGTCCGTGTCATCGTTGACCAGCCGGATCGAAGACGAAGAAAAGCAATGCCGGAAGAAATCCTTGAGGCGAATCCAGAAAGAACAACTGCTCCATGTCCGCATTTTGAAAGATGTGGGGGATGCGTATGGCAGCATTGGGATTATAGCGGGCAGTTAAGACAAAAAACTCTTCATGTAAAAGAGGCAATTGAAGCTCAAGGCTTTAATCCGAACCTCGTTCAAGACACGATTGGTATGGACGAACCTTGGCGTTATCGAAATAAAATGGAATTTACGTTTGCTCCTGATGGGTCACTTGGGCTACATGAACAAGGGAACTTCCGAAAAATCATTTCACTCGAATCATGTTTGATTGCGGGTAAGGAAATGGTTGAAGCTGCGATGGAAGTAGCCGCATGGGTGAAGAACTACCAATTAACAGGATATAACAAAGACCTACATGAAGGATTGCTACGTCATTTAATGGTGAGACAGTCTTTTGCTACAGGTGAAATTATGCTGGCGTTATTTGCAACAGAAGGACCTGTTGCCCATTTAGAGGATGCAGCTGCCGATTTAGCAAAGAGAATTGGGCAAAAGTTTCCTCAGGTAAAAAGCTTGTTATGGCTTGAAAATACAGACTGGGCCGACCGAACGCAATCCGAAAAAAGTCATGTATTAGGCGGACGTGATTTTATATACGATGAAATGGATGGTTATCGGTTCCGCTTATGGTTTGATACATTTTTCCAAACGAATCCAACCCAAGCACAAAAACTGGTGGACTTAGCAATCGAAATGGGTGAACCAAAGAAAACGGAAAAGATGATTGATTTATTCTGTGGGGTAGGTACGTTCTCTCTTCCTTTCGCCAGCAGAGTAGAAAAACTAGCAGGCATTGAAATTGTGGAGAGTTCAATTGAATCGGCCAAACGAAATGCTCTAGATAATGGCCTTACAAACACATACTTTTTAGCCAAAGATGCGAGAAATGGGATAGATGAAGTACTGGAGAGCTTTGGGCATCCAGAATTATTAGTTCTAGATCCGCCCCGTTCTGGTGCAGGCGGTAAAGTGATGAGAAAAATTGGACGATCCAAACCAGAAAGAATCGTATATATATCTTGTAATCCGGATACGTTTGCTACAGATATTAAAGAGCTTGAGCATTTCGGATATGAATTAAAGATTGTACAGCCTGTTGATTTATTCCCGCATACTGTACATGTGGAGTGTGTCGCACAACTCCTATTTAAAGAAGGCAACTGA
- a CDS encoding electron transfer flavoprotein subunit alpha/FixB family protein, with translation MDFKDYKGVWVFIEQKDDMVASVSLELLGAGRKLANKRGVELAGILIGENVKHLTKTVFEYGADTVYVYDQPIFKHYRTETYMKALLECSDKYKPEIILYGATSTGKDLASAVATDLPTGLTADTTELDVEEETGLLLASRPAFGGNIMATILCKKYRPQMATVRAKVMKALNPERGRTGKIFEETISLQEEDIRTKVLEIVKETVKKVRIDEADIIVAGGKGLGSYEGFQLIHHLAETLGGAVGASRDVVEAGWIDHAHQVGQTGVTVTPKIYFAIGISGAIQHIVGMKNSGLIIAINKDKEAPIFQNCHYGIVGDAFEIVPILIEQFKHALSKDKVMK, from the coding sequence TTGGACTTCAAGGATTACAAAGGTGTTTGGGTATTCATTGAACAAAAGGATGACATGGTTGCTTCTGTTTCCCTTGAACTTTTGGGGGCAGGAAGAAAGTTGGCAAACAAACGGGGAGTGGAATTAGCAGGTATTTTAATCGGGGAGAATGTTAAGCATTTAACAAAAACTGTATTTGAATATGGTGCCGATACAGTTTATGTGTATGATCAACCCATCTTTAAACATTACCGGACCGAGACCTACATGAAGGCGCTATTGGAGTGCAGTGATAAATATAAACCAGAAATTATCCTTTACGGTGCGACTTCAACTGGCAAAGACTTGGCAAGCGCGGTAGCTACCGATCTTCCTACAGGTTTGACGGCGGATACGACGGAGTTGGATGTCGAAGAGGAAACGGGGTTACTTTTGGCGAGCCGGCCAGCGTTTGGCGGAAATATTATGGCGACCATCCTTTGTAAAAAATATCGGCCACAAATGGCGACAGTACGCGCCAAAGTCATGAAGGCGCTGAACCCTGAGCGGGGGAGAACAGGCAAGATCTTCGAAGAAACTATTTCGCTACAAGAGGAAGACATCCGGACAAAAGTCTTGGAAATTGTAAAGGAAACGGTAAAGAAAGTAAGAATCGACGAAGCGGATATTATTGTTGCCGGCGGAAAAGGATTGGGGAGTTACGAGGGTTTTCAATTAATTCACCATTTGGCGGAAACTCTTGGTGGAGCGGTTGGTGCCAGTAGGGATGTAGTGGAAGCGGGCTGGATTGACCATGCTCATCAGGTAGGGCAAACCGGTGTGACGGTAACGCCAAAAATATATTTTGCGATAGGAATTTCTGGTGCCATTCAACATATTGTGGGAATGAAAAATTCCGGTTTAATTATTGCCATAAATAAAGACAAAGAAGCCCCGATTTTTCAAAACTGTCATTATGGAATTGTTGGAGATGCCTTTGAGATTGTCCCTATATTGATCGAACAATTTAAACATGCTCTTTCTAAAGATAAGGTAATGAAATAA